A window from Malassezia japonica chromosome 1, complete sequence encodes these proteins:
- the HIS4 gene encoding trifunctional histidinol dehydrogenase (COG:E; EggNog:ENOG503NURS; BUSCO:EOG09262E98) has protein sequence MLQQSSPVLPCLSRECLGVYAQSALFPAIRRSAPLLVPYAFLENIGGAKQLSRAAYLVQLDEPTYDQVIDLLNAGAEALVVPASSPVLGELEESVRASRIVLAVQEDGAAPSTKEAAGVLVQCAGAPGPASALRFLEAMQTKTNGKPVYLSSSAPVSIEEVKSVHSTGATLVVPTAQISMNGSGLDYVDVLLATFTSDREDGLFPTVVVSDALSTSLGLVYSSAESVRASLKTGSAHYQSRKRGLWHKGATSGATQQVVRIVLDCDQDAIEFRVEQQAGDQSLGFCHLTDRESCFGSVRGLAKLEQTLRARKANAPEGSYTARLFNDNALLGAKIREEAQELVDATDAEHVAFEAADLVYFALAKCIQAGVGLADIERSLDAKSKKVTRRKGDAKPQYAAEPAKPAAKPAAAASAPAPKSVDADAPIKLPSYLLSETTPEQQIELLRRPGIRTNEVLERVRPIMAAVKERGDAALLEYTAQLDRVQLKSSVRLPPYQTDAERGEMKSEVREAIDVAYGNILRFHQAQGHVAPEVAPQPGAPSARWVPDTEAREVMEVETMPGVVCTRFPRAIERVGVYVPGGSAVLPSTALMLGVPAQVAGCKTIVLATPPRADGSIAPEVLYVADKIKASCIVCAGGAQAVAAMAYGTESVPKVDKIAGPGNQYVTAAKMLVQNEVDAQVSIDMPAGPSEVLVVADDEAEPAFVASDLLSQAEHGPDSQVVLVGISLSPAKLAAIEEAVDTQARALPRVDVVRQAIDKSVTILVSTREEAIGWSNRYAPEHLILHTAEPEALVPLVQNAGSVFVGAWSPESCGDYASGTNHTLPTYGYARQYSGVSTSTFQKHITAQMLDAAGLEKLGPHVVALAECEGLEAHANAVRVRLQYLAQRSQK, from the coding sequence ATGCTGCAGCAGTCTTCGCCGGTCCTCCCGTGCCTGTCCCGAGAGTGTCTCGGTGTGTACGCACAGAGCGCGCTGTTCCCGGCGATCCGGAGGTCAGCGCCGCTTCTTGTTCCCTATGCGTTTCTCGAAAATatcggcggcgcgaagCAGCTGAGCCGGGCCGCGTacctcgtccagctcgacgagccgacCTACGACCAGGTCATTGACCTGCTGAAcgcgggcgccgaggcgctcgtcgtgccTGCCTCTAGCCCTGTGCtgggcgagctcgaggagagcgtgcgcgcgtcgcgcatcgtgctcgccgtccaggaggacggcgcggcgccgtcgacaAAGGAGGCCGCGGGTGTCCTTGTgcagtgcgccggcgcgccgggccctgcgtctgcgctgcgcttcctcgaggcgatgcagACCAAGACGAACGGCAAGCCGGTGTACCTCTCGTCCTCCGCGCCGGTCTCGATCGAGGAGGTCAAGTCGGTGCACAgcaccggcgcgacgctcgtcgtgcCCACCGCGCAGATCTCGATGAACGGCTCGGGCCTCGACTATGTGGACGTGCTGCTTGCGACGTTCACATCTGACCGCGAGGACGGCCTGTTTCCCACGGTCGTCGTCTCCGACGCGCTCTCCACCTCGCTGGGTCTGGTGTACTCGTCGGCAGAGAGCGTGCGTGCCTCGCTCAAGACCGGTTCGGCGCACTACCAGtcgcgcaagcgcggccTGTGGCACAagggcgcgacgagcggcgcgacgcagcaggtcgtgcgcatcgtcctCGACTGCGACCAGGACGCCATCGAGTTccgtgtcgagcagcaggcggGCGACCAGTCGCTCGGTTTCTGCCACCTGACCGACCGCGAGTCGTGCTTCGGCTCGGTGCGTGGCCTGGCGAAGCTCGAgcagacgctgcgtgcgcgcaaggCCAACGCGCCGGAAGGCTCGTACACCGCCCGCCTCTTTAACGacaatgcgctgctcggcgccaagatccgcgaggaggcgcaggagctcgttgacgcgaccgacgcggagcacgtcgcgttCGAGGCTGCAGACCTCGTCTACTTTGCGCTCGCCAAGTGCATCcaggccggcgtcggcctcgccgacaTTGAGCGCAGCCTCGATGCGAAGAGCAAAAAGGtgacgcgccgcaagggCGATGCCAAGCCGCAGTACGCCGCGGAGCCCGCGAAGCCCGCGGCGAAGcccgcggctgcggcgtctgcgccgGCCCCCAAGTCTGTcgatgccgacgcgccgatcaAGCTGCCGAGCTACCTGCTGAGCGAGACGACGCCGGAGCAGCAGATTGAGcttctgcgccgcccgggAATCCGCACGAACGAGGTGCTGGAGCGTGTGCGCCCGATCATGGCCGCCGTCAAGGAGCGtggcgacgctgcgctcctcgaatacaccgcgcagctcgaccgcgtgcagctcaagagcagcgtgcgtctGCCGCCCTACCAGACCGAtgcggagcgcggcgagatgaagtccgaggtgcgcgaggcgatcgacgTCGCCTATGGCAACATTCTGCGCTTCCACCAGGCGCAGGGCCACGTTGCGCCGGAAGtggcgccgcagcccggTGCGCCAAGCGCGCGCTGGGTGCCGgacaccgaggcgcgcgaagTGATGGAGGTCGAGACGATGCCTGGTGTTGTCTGCACGCGTTTCCCCCGCGCGATTGAGCGCGTGGGTGTGTACGTGCcaggcggcagcgcggtgCTGCCCTCGACGGCACTGATGCTCGGTGTGCCTGCGCAAGTCGCGGGGTGCAAGACGATTGTGcttgcgacgccgccgcgcgccgacggcagCATTGCGCCCGAGGTGCTCTATGTCGCCGACAAGATCAAGGCGTCGTGCATCGTGTGCGCCGGTGGCGCGCAAGCGGTCGCCGCGATGGCGTACGGCACCGAGAGCGTGCCCAAGGTCGACAAGATCGCGGGCCCCGGTAACCAGTACGTGACGGCTGCCAAGATGCTGGTGCAGAACGAGGTCGATGCGCAGGTGTCGATCGACATGCCCGCCGGCCCGTCCGAGGTGCTGGTGgtcgcggacgacgaggcggagccCGCGTTTGTCGCGTCCGACCTCTTGTCGCAGGCCGAGCATGGCCCCGACTCGCAGGTGGTGCTGGTTGGCATCTCGCTGTCGCCCGCCAAGCTTGCGGCGATCGAAGAGGCGGTCGAcacgcaggcgcgtgcgctgccgcgtgtcgacgtcgtgcgccaggcgaTCGACAAGAGTGTCACGATCCTCGTTTCGAcgcgcgaggaggcgaTCGGCTGGAGCAACCGCTACGCGCCGGAGCACCTCATCCTGCAcaccgccgagcccgaggcgctcgtgccgctggTGCAGAACGCGGGCAGTGTATTTGTCGGCGCGTGGAGCCCAGAGAGCTGCGGCGACTACGCCTCGGGCACGAACCACACCCTGCCGACATACGGCTATGCGCGGCAGTACTCGGGCGTCTCGACGTCCACCTTCCAGAAGCACATCACCGCGCAGAtgctcgatgcggccgGCCTCGAGAAGCTCGGGCCGCACGTcgttgcgctcgccgagtgcgAGGGCCTCGAGGCCCACGCGAATGCCGTGCGTGTCCGCCTGCAAtaccttgcgcagcgtaGCCAAAAGTAG
- a CDS encoding carnitine O-acetyltransferase (COG:I; EggNog:ENOG503NZD8), which yields MKPTSLLRTDMPKTFGKQATLPRLPVPALSESLDRYLKSLEPILQQKEDFGELPSGATAASELAQRRQWADDLLAGVGPLLNERLYDVDQTTDNNWFDDRFWLQKAYHEWRAPLLINSNWWLMFRPDEDTPKEVANYLGDAPAYSPEAITKQNWHQSKWGLRRATWLTYRMALYKLALDKETIKPDASRAGAFCMHQYSRVFGVTRIPSRPHDWNTASRPESAKHITVMANDNLYEVPVFNEHGEIVPLPELEKTLAAIIEDASTGRGEALGLLTAEQRDTWSLAREHLLTLAPQNRKSLDSVQSSLFVLSLDSNVLGLPQGHPSAEVGCEPAVADAHAISTSGGGRFGHNRWFDKSLCLNVEPNGRAGFLGEHSPVDALIPSIIGEYLVSVPSPKPEESFPQDLEGVSLLDAPVTFQKLAFVTDDKTRAAITTAEENAKAIVSESDIGVLWYDEYGADWIKKVARQAPDAYLQMVLQVAYASVHGRQTATYETASTRLFKHGRTDVIRSFSNDAYALVKGIRENKAPEELYKLLTAATTAHSRQTRDHSFGKGFDRHMAGLRLVFRPEDDGEFPALFTDPLFTESQSWKLSTSGLSAGDRFVGTGFGSGFPDGFGVNYLAGGKVLKFGLESKRTNPKGDGHPIGMYKRNIVDALRKLRSIVEQGRPADEPEKAKL from the coding sequence ATGAAGCCGACCAGCCTTTTGCGCACTGACATGCCCAAGACGTTCGGGAAGCAGGCAACGCTGCCCCGCCTGCCGGTGCCTGCCCTCagcgagtcgctcgaccGCTACCTCAAGAGCCTCGAGCCGATTTTGCAGCAGAAGGAGGACTTTGGCGAGCTGCCCTCGGGCGCGACTGCTGCCTcggagcttgcgcagcgccgccagTGGGCTGATGacctgctcgccggcgtcggACCGCTGCTCAACGAGCGCCTGTACGACGTCGACCAGACCACCGACAACAACTGGTTCGACGACCGTTTCTGGCTGCAGAAGGCCTACCACGAGTGGCGTGCGCCCCTCCTGATTAACTCGAACTGGTGGCTGATGTTCCGCCCCGACGAGGACACGCCGAAGGAGGTTGCGAACTacctcggcgatgcgcccgcCTATTCCCCCGAGGCCATCACGAAGCAAAACTGGCACCAGTCCAAGTGGggtctgcgccgcgcgacgtggctCACCTACCGCATGGCGCTGTACAAGCTGGCACTCGACAAGGAGACGATCAAgccggacgcgtcgcgcgcgggTGCTTTCTGCATGCACCAGTACTCGCGTGTGTTTGGTGTGACGCGTATCCCGTCCCGCCCCCACGACTGGAacacggcgtcgcgcccggaGAGTGCAAAGCACATCACCGTCATGGCGAACGACAACCTGTACGAGGTGCCCGTCTTTaacgagcacggcgagatcgtgccgctgcccgagctcgaaaagacgctcgcggcgatcATCGAGGACGCGTCGACGGGCcgtggcgaggcgctcggcctgctcactgccgagcagcgcgacacctggtcgctggcgcgcgagcacctcCTGACGCTCGCCCCGCAGAACCGCAAGAGCCTCGACTCGGTGCAGAGCAGCCTGTTTGTGCTGTCGCTCGACAGCAacgtgctcggcctgccCCAGGGCCACCccagcgccgaggtcggCTGCGAGCCGGCggtcgccgatgcgcacgcgatcagcacgtcgggcggcggccgcttcGGCCACAACCGCTGGTTCGACAAGTCGCTCTGCCTAAACGTCGAGCCGAACGGCCGCGCGGGcttcctcggcgagcactcgccggtcgacgcgctgatCCCGTCGATTATCGGCGAGTACCTCGTCTCGGTGCCCTCGCCCAAGCCCGAGGAGTCGTTCCCGCAGGACCTCGAGGGCGTctcgctcctcgacgcgccggtcACCTTCCAGAAGCTCGCGTTTGTCACGGACGAcaagacgcgcgccgcgatcaCGACCGCCGAGGAGAACGCCAAGGCGATCGTGTCCGAGTCGGACATTGGCGTGCTCTGGTACGACGAGTACGGTGCGGACTGGATCAAGAaggtcgcgcgccaggcgccggATGCGTATCTGCAGATGGTGCTCCAGGTGGCCTACGCCTCGGTGCACGGCCGCCAGACGGCGACGTACGAGACGGCGAGCACGCGTCTCTTCAAGCACGGCCGTACCGACGTGATCCGCTCCTTCTCGAacgacgcgtacgcgctCGTGAAGGGTATCCGCGAGAACAAGGCGCCGGAGGAGCTGTACAAGCTGCTCACCGCCGCCACGACCGCGCACTCGCGCCAGACGCGTGACCACTCCTTCGGCAAGGGCTTCGACCGCCACATGGCCGGTCTCCGCCTCGTCTTCCGCCCGGAGGACGACGGAGAGTTCCCGGCGCTTTTCACCGACCCTCTCTTCACCGAGTCGCAGAGCTGGAAGCTCAGCACGAGCGGCCTCAGCGCGGGCGATCGCTTCGTGGGCACCGGCTTCGGCTCGGGCTTCCCGGACGGCTTCGGCGTGAACTACCTCGCCGGTGGCAAGGTCCTCAAGTTCGGCCTGGAGTCGAAGCGCACCAACCCCAAGGGCGACGGCCATCCGATCGGCATGTACAAGCGGAACAttgtcgacgcgctgcgcaagctccgctcgatcgtcgagcagggccGCCCTGCGGACGAGCCGGAGAAGGCGAAGCTGTAG
- a CDS encoding non-specific serine/threonine protein kinase (COG:T; EggNog:ENOG503NTWD): MASRPAERAPSAALSMGEGRDASAVRETRTLQLQTHEPSGRRMVNQYIIEDEIGHGVHGRVRLARDAASGERVAVKIVPREVRRKLGDRQATTPLTDEKVLREIAIMKKCQHPNVVQLKEVIDDPHSRKIFMVLEYMERGEIEWKDYAGRPTMTVDETRRTFRDVVLGLEFLHYQGIVHRDIKPANLLWDADCNVKISDFGVSHLSLAPSADAAASQANAMLDEAALAKTAGSPAFFAPELCLCGDGGVQLPITKAIDVWALGVTLYCLLFGHPPFMAETEYALFGVIPYDDYVLPTTMGADEAVIGPRGPRWAPRTSPGSDEEQEDALPPPPPVGSDVPPDTLSRDARLVRDLLDRLLEKDPRKRITLDGVKQHPWIVQNLPDADDWLHQTDPALEPSVQVSQEEVVEALTGLPRLKQNLKRLQSRLAGSLYMRRTSSSSSGASTLSEEPWSPTSSITSRSETATPGSATSAHSFANASRLFQRVPLVRTATLPARRPQPSAPPIRTASMEHATTEPPTRSASRTSLWLAPGTTETHPSVPSAVTLEPAMDTLRVDDYDHDLSDDDLDEDVVSHSSSSRRTVDTVSDEPRARDT, from the exons ATGGCGTCCAGgccggcggagcgcgcgccgagcgcggcgctgagcATGGGCGaggggcgcgacgcgagcgctgtgcgcgagacgcgtACGCTACAGCTGCAGACCCACGAGCCGAGCGGGCGGCGTATGGTGAACCAGTATATCAT CGAGGACGAAATTGGGCACGGCGTGCAtggccgcgtgcgcctggcgcgcgacgctgcgagcggcgagcgcgttgCGGTGAAGATTGTACCacgcgaggtgcggcgcaagctcggcgaccgccaGGCCACTACACCGCTCACCGACGAAAAGGTCCTGCGGGAAATTGCGATTATGAAAAAGTGCCAGCACCCGAATGTCGTGCAGCTCAAAGAGGTGATTGACGACCCGCACAGTCGCAAGATCTTTATGGTGCTCGAGTAcatggagcgcggcgagatCGAATGGAAGGACTATGCGGGGCGCCCGACCATGACGGTCGACGAGACTCGGCGCACCTTTCGCGACGTGGTCCTCGGCCTAGAGTTCCTGCACTACCAGGGCATTGTGCACCGCGACATTAAGCCGGCGAATCTGCTCTGGGACGCAGACTGCAACGTGAAAATCTCCGACTTTGGCGTGTCGCACCTGAGCCTCGCGCCGAGTGcagacgcggcggcgagccaGGCGAACGCcatgctcgacgaggccgcgctcgccaagacCGCCGGGAGCCCCGCGTTCTTTGCGCCAGAGCTCTGCCtgtgcggcgacggcggggTGCAGTTGCCGATTACCAAGGCGATCGATGTAtgggcgctcggcgtgacGCTCTACTGCCTCTTGTTTGGCCACCCGCCGTTCATGGCCGAGACGGAGTACGCACTATTTGGCGTGATTCCGTACGATGACTATGTCTTGCCGACGACCATGGGCGCGGATGAGGCCGTGATTGGGCCGCGCGGGCCGCgctgggcgccgcgcacgagccccgggtcggacgaggagcaggaggacgcgctgccgccgccgccgccggtcggcagcgacgtgccgcccgacacgctctcgcgcgacgcacggctcgtgcgcgacctgctcgaccgcctcctCGAAAAAGACCCGCGGAAGCGCATCACGCTCGATGGCGTCAAGCAGCATCCGTGGATCGTGCAAAACCTCCcggacgccgacgactGGCTGCACCAGACCGaccctgcgctcgagccgtCGGTGCAGGTGTCGCAGGaagaggtcgtcgaggcgcttaCCGGCCTGCCCCGCCTAAAGCAGAACCTCAAGCGGCTGCAGAGCCGGCTCGCGGGCTCGCTGTacatgcggcgcacgagctcctcgtcgagcggcgcgtcaaCGCTGAGCGAGGAGCCGtggtcgccgacctcgtcgatcacgtcgcgctccgagacggcgacgccgggcaGCGCCACGTCGGCGCACTCCTTTGCGAATGCGTCGCGCCTCTTTCAGCGCGTTCCACttgtgcgcaccgcgacgctccctgcgcggcggccgcagcccagtgcgccgccgatacgcaccgcgtcgatgGAGCACGCGACGAccgagccgccgacgcgctccgcgtcgcgcacgtcgctgtGGCTTGCGCCGGGCACAACCGAAACCCACCCCTCTGTCCCCTCTGCTGTGACGCTGGAGCCTGCGATGGACAcgctccgcgtcgacgacTACGACCACGATTTATCGGACGACGACTTGGACGAGGACGTCGTGTCCCactcctcgagctcgcggcgcaccgtcgaCACCGTGTCGGACgagccgcgtgcgcggGACACGTAA
- a CDS encoding uncharacterized protein (EggNog:ENOG503P1R9; TransMembrane:1 (i73-97o); COG:S), protein MSAYPPPPPRRKAYSPDESPLEDAATLYANSPYAQADAHRRERQAKAEERRRAYGERHPLFFGTARKIRNPNVLTLVIILLGLAYVFLPLSSIRGLWPTRGPVPSRVTNLPDTIPAFSRSSIMPAQKTFTLSSRTKGCHLVQSEIEGEIRDLLRGVKAGILTLFIQHTSAALSLNENFDRDVRTDMDMALDHVIPESLPWRHTDEGPDDSASHSKASIIGPSLTIPITDGRLNLGTWQGIYLCEFRRAKHSRRIVATVLP, encoded by the exons ATGTCCGCCTacccgccgccgccgccccgccgcaAGGCGTATTCGCCGGACGAGTCGCCGCTCGAAGACGCCGCGACACTCTATGCCAACTCGCCCTACGCCcaggccgacgcgcaccgccgcgagcgccaggccaAGGCGGAAGAGCGCCGGAGGGCGTATGGCGAGCGCCACCCGCTGTTTTTTGGGACCGCGCGCAAGATTCGCAACCCCAACGTGCTGACGCTCGTCATCatcctcctcggcctcgcgtaCGTCTTCCTTCCGCTCTCGTCGATCCGTGGGCTGTGGCCCACGCGGGGGCCGGTCCCGAGCCGGGTGACGAATTTGCCAGACACCATCCCCGCATTTTCCCGTTCCTCCATCATGCCTGCCCAGAAAACCTTTACGctgagctcgcgcaccaaGGGATGCCACCTTGTCCAGAGCGAGATCGAGGGCGAGATCCgcgacctgctgcgcggcgtcaAGGCGGGCATCCTCACGCTGTTCATCCAGCACACCAGTGCCGCACTTTCGCTCAACGAGAACTTTgaccgcgacgtgcgcacggATATGGATATG gcgctcgaccacgTCATCCCTGAGTCGCTCCCGTGGCGCCACACGGACGAGGGCCCGGACGACTCGGCCTCGCACTCGAAGGCGTCCATCATCGGACCGTCGCTCACGATCCCCATCACCGACGGCCGCCTGAACCTCGGGACGTGGCAGGGCATT TACCTGTGCGAGTTCCGCCGCGCTAAGCACTCGCGCAGGATCGTCGCGACGGTGCTTCCGTAG
- a CDS encoding uncharacterized protein (COG:G; EggNog:ENOG503NYMB; BUSCO:EOG09260BFE) produces the protein MIRGLEGFLHDAQLLQDGQLSSLKNTRLGIDLSYYLRQLLSSSQTAEPLVAAIGGQPLALISKIEADLRALEQHRIKPVFVLNGLSPAKRTRPFSYEDRRPGMRKRAWDAYEAGNMALANQNLSASNSVHFPDLYRSVLRMFRHKHIDFIVAPYLATGQLVLLETHAKQYVHAMYGPMELLAFERVDKVILHLDFAAGKFQYASKAAIMRELQCSESEFLDTALLAGMEYCSTFPALQDESTGLLQPAGSPSVRAISHLVKQARSGFALCSQFAEHPMVAKAAYLDQFCHARTMIKYSLVLAPETAQVTPLPLAMGPLPGKPEGTPNDVPSDLHEIFSFRLPDEVFQCLSRGLMSSSVLGSLLSSYVIESAPLDNGEAAEYHKFVREFLTESAQSPRCVAIALACAALHPFWRGRKVSAVYWFQPQVDYPVPHEAPVTQQLLARSDRWYVPAALLDEELRRQNSATIDVSLCLNTTADAERAKRTISTRDASARLGKKDELVANSLWRFLELRDFLNEQHTHSAYGKALHAALQKVRVNDRVQEPLYLALELLRANVLHGDVYSGTAYSGGPSFGSEAEMQHMLLVMRVLSLLPMAFKPQAWDAPLSREMLVFNSFAKALSRSLRSLVEMVTLTLLLKSESRQPREDYLDLSLSLPFQTDTNTGMGIVVKCYLDAIYTLHGGAIQENEKQNADVVESKDTVVEMLVETFENIRDVPLELRRGFRLWAALMEAIEVLAAEHSITPTVAEQFRAADAWLKPMML, from the coding sequence ATGATCCGCGGCCTTGAAGGATTTCTGCACGATGCACAGCTTCTGCAAGATGGGCAGCTGTCGTCGCTGAAGAATACGCGGCTCGGTATTGACTTGTCGTACTACCTGCGTCAGCTGCTCTCCTCGTCGCAGACGGCTGAGCCGCTGGTCGCTGCGATCGGCGGccagccgctcgcgcttATCTCAAAGATCGAGGCGGACCTGCGTGCACTGGAGCAGCACCGTATCAAGCCGGTATTTGTGCTTAACGGCCTGTCGCCCGCGAAGCGCACGCGGCCCTTTAGCTACGAAGACCGGCGTCCCGGCATGCGCAAGCGGGCGTGGGACGCGTACGAGGCCGGAAacatggcgctcgcgaaCCAGAACCTGAGCGCGAGCAACAGTGTGCACTTCCCGGACCTGTACcgcagcgtgctgcgcatGTTCCGGCACAAGCACATTGACTTTATCGTGGCGCCCTACCTTGCGACCGGTCAGCTGGTGCTCTTGGAGACCCATGCAAAGCAGTACGTCCATGCCATGTACGGCCCGATGGAGCTGCTTGCGTTCGAGCGCGTGGACAAGGTGATTCTGCACCTCGACTTTGCTGCAGGCAAGTTCCAGTACGCGTCCAAGGCGGCGATcatgcgcgagctgcagtgCTCCGAGAGCGAGTTTCTggacacggcgctgctcgcgggTATGGAGTACTGCTCGACCTTccccgcgctgcaggacgaGTCGACGGGGCTGTTGCAGCCCGCtggctcgccgagcgtgcgggcGATTAGCCACCTGGTGAAGcaggcacgcagcggcttTGCGCTCTGCAGCCAGTTTGCCGAGCACCCCATggtcgccaaggccgcgtACCTCGACCAATTTTGCCACGCGCGCACGATGATCAAGTACTCGCTGGTCCTCGCCCCCGAGACGGCGCAGGTGACGCCGCTCCCGCTCGCCATGGGGCCGCTGCCCGGCAAGCCCGAAGGCACGCCGAATGACGTGCCGTCGGACCTGCACGAGATCTTCTCGTTCCGCCTGCCGGACGAGGTCTTCCAGTGCCTGTCGCGTGGCCTGAtgagctcgagcgtgctcggcagcctGCTGAGCAGCTACGTGATCGagtcggcgccgctcgacaacggcgaggcggccgagtaCCACAAGTTTGTGCGCGAGTTCCTCACCGAGTCTGCGCAGAGCCCGCGGTGCGTGGCGATCGCGCTtgcctgcgcggcgctgcaccccTTTTGGCGTGGGCGCAAGGTTTCAGCTGTGTACTGGTTCCAGCCGCAGGTGGACTATCCTGTGCCCCACGAGGCGCCCGtcacgcagcagctgcttgcgcgcaGTGACCGGTGGTACGTccctgcggcgctcctggacgaggagctccgCCGCCAAAACTCGGCGACGATCGATGTGTCGCTGTGCCTCAACACGAcggccgacgcggagcgcgccaagcgcaCGATTagcacgcgcgacgcgagcgcgcgcctcggcaagaaGGACGAGCTGGTGGCCAACTCGCTGTGGCGcttcctcgagctgcgcgactttCTCAACGAGCAGCACACGCACAGCGCCTATggcaaggcgctgcacgctgcgctgcaAAAGGTGCGCGTGAACGACCGTGTGCAAGAGCCGTTgtacctcgcgctcgagctgctgcgtgccaatgtgctgcacggcgacgTGTACAGCGGCACGGCATACAGTGGCGGCCCGTCGTTTGGGTCCGAGGCCGAAATGCAGCACATGCTCTTGGTGATGCGCGTGCTCAGTCTTCTCCCGATGGCCTTTAAGCCGCAGGCGtgggacgcgccgctctcgcgcgagaTGCTTGTCTTTAACTCGttcgccaaggcgctctcgcgctcgctgcgctcgctcgtggAGATGGTCACGCTGACGCTGCTGCTGAAAAGCGAATCGCGCCAGCCGCGCGAGGACTATCTGGACCTGAGCCTGAGCCTGCCGTTCCAGACGGACACCAACACGGGCATGGGTATCGTGGTCAAGTGCTACTTGGATGCCATCTATACGCtccacggcggcgcgatccAGGAAAACGAGAAGCAAAACGCCGACGTGGTCGAGTCAAAAGACACGGTCGTCGAGATGCTGGTCGAGACGTTTGAAAATAtccgcgacgtgccgctggAGTTGCGCCGGGGCTTTAGGCTCTGGGCGGCGCTCATGGAAGCGATCGAGGTGCTTGCTGCCGAGCATAGCATCACGCCCACGGTCGCGGAGCAGTTCCGTGCCGCGGACGCGTGGCTCAAGCCGATGATGCTGTAA